Proteins from a genomic interval of Mycobacterium conspicuum:
- the rbpA gene encoding RNA polymerase-binding protein RbpA, translating to MADRVLRGSRLGAVSYETDRNHDLAPRQIARYRTDNGEEFEVPFADDADIPGTWLCRNGMEGTLIEGDLPEPKKVKPPRTHWDMLLERRSVEELEELLKERLDIIRSRRRG from the coding sequence ATGGCTGATCGCGTCCTGCGAGGTAGTCGCCTCGGAGCCGTGAGCTACGAGACCGACCGCAACCACGACCTGGCGCCGCGTCAGATAGCGCGGTACCGCACCGATAACGGGGAAGAGTTCGAGGTTCCCTTCGCCGACGACGCCGACATCCCCGGCACCTGGCTGTGCCGCAACGGCATGGAGGGCACCCTGATCGAGGGCGACCTGCCGGAGCCCAAGAAGGTCAAGCCGCCCCGCACGCACTGGGACATGCTGCTGGAGCGCCGCAGCGTCGAGGAACTCGAAGAGCTGCTCAAGGAGCGCCTGGACATCATCAGGTCGCGGCGCCGGGGCTGA